A genomic window from Micromonospora sp. WMMA1947 includes:
- a CDS encoding SDR family oxidoreductase, giving the protein MSIDGRFSGRLAGKVVLVTGAARGIGEHTARLAAARGARLSLVGLEPDRLAALAAELGPGHVWFAADVTDQQALAEAADGTVAALGGIDAVVANAGVANRGTIAVGDVEALVRTVEVNLIGVVRTAAATVPALVDRGGYLLIVSSAAAFAALPGMAAYCASKAGVEQFGNAIRLELAHRGVAVGTAHPSWVDTDLVREARADLPAFSTALARLPWPLRRTTTVAECAEAFVRAVERRSRRVYVPRAVAGVQAVRSVLVSPLADRLVGRTARATVPLIEEQSRALGRGFGASTPQGRP; this is encoded by the coding sequence ATGTCCATCGACGGTCGTTTTTCCGGCCGGCTGGCCGGCAAGGTGGTGCTGGTGACCGGCGCGGCCCGGGGCATCGGCGAGCACACCGCCCGCCTCGCCGCCGCCCGCGGCGCCCGGTTGTCCCTCGTCGGGCTGGAACCCGACCGGCTGGCCGCGCTCGCCGCCGAGCTGGGCCCGGGGCACGTCTGGTTCGCCGCCGACGTCACCGACCAGCAGGCGCTGGCCGAGGCGGCCGACGGCACCGTGGCGGCGCTGGGCGGGATCGACGCGGTGGTCGCCAACGCCGGAGTCGCCAACCGCGGCACGATCGCCGTCGGCGACGTCGAGGCGCTGGTGCGAACCGTCGAGGTCAACCTGATCGGGGTCGTGCGCACCGCCGCGGCGACGGTCCCGGCGCTGGTCGACCGGGGCGGCTACCTGCTGATCGTCTCCTCGGCCGCGGCGTTCGCCGCGCTGCCCGGCATGGCCGCCTACTGCGCCTCCAAGGCGGGCGTCGAGCAGTTCGGCAACGCGATCCGCCTCGAACTGGCGCACCGGGGCGTGGCGGTCGGCACCGCCCACCCGTCGTGGGTGGACACCGACCTGGTCCGCGAGGCGCGCGCCGACCTGCCGGCCTTCTCCACGGCGCTGGCCAGGCTGCCGTGGCCGCTGCGGCGTACCACCACTGTGGCCGAGTGCGCCGAGGCGTTCGTCAGGGCCGTCGAGCGCCGCAGCCGCCGGGTGTACGTGCCGCGCGCCGTGGCCGGCGTGCAGGCCGTACGGTCGGTGCTGGTCAGCCCGCTGGCCGACCGCCTGGTGGGCCGCACCGCCCGGGCCACCGTGCCGCTGATCGAGGAGCAGTCCCGGGCACTGGGCCGGGGCTTCGGCGCCAGCACACCGCAGGGGCGGCCGTGA
- a CDS encoding alpha/beta fold hydrolase, which translates to MTAPVEVVYERRGAGPALVLLHGIGHHGGAWRPVLDRLAEAHDVIAVDLPGFGRSPMPTAGLPADMPGLVAAVAELFAAFGLERPHVAGNSLGGAIALELAALGVVSSATALSPAGFCTARELRWALTVLSLHRNAARLPEPVLRRLFAAPALRMLAMGMILARPNRMALDDALADARALRQARAFRAVARAGRGYAYAGAPTVPVTVAWGTRDRILPYRQAALARTRLPAARHLDLPGCGHVPMHDDPELVASVILGTTRPD; encoded by the coding sequence GTGACCGCGCCGGTGGAGGTCGTCTACGAGCGCCGGGGCGCCGGGCCCGCGCTGGTGCTGCTGCACGGCATCGGTCACCACGGCGGCGCCTGGCGCCCGGTGCTGGACCGGCTCGCCGAGGCGCACGACGTGATCGCCGTCGACCTGCCGGGCTTCGGCCGCTCCCCGATGCCCACCGCCGGGCTGCCCGCCGACATGCCCGGCCTCGTCGCCGCCGTGGCCGAACTGTTCGCCGCGTTCGGGCTGGAGCGCCCGCACGTCGCCGGGAACAGCCTCGGCGGGGCGATCGCGCTGGAGCTGGCCGCGCTCGGGGTGGTCTCGTCGGCCACCGCGCTGTCGCCGGCCGGCTTCTGCACCGCGCGTGAGCTGCGCTGGGCGCTGACCGTGCTCTCCCTGCACCGCAACGCGGCCCGGCTGCCCGAACCGGTGCTGCGCCGCCTGTTCGCCGCGCCCGCGCTGCGGATGCTGGCGATGGGCATGATCCTGGCCCGGCCCAACCGGATGGCACTGGACGACGCGCTCGCCGACGCCCGCGCGCTGCGCCAGGCGCGGGCGTTCCGCGCCGTCGCTCGCGCCGGGCGGGGGTACGCCTACGCGGGCGCGCCGACAGTGCCGGTGACGGTGGCCTGGGGTACGCGGGACCGGATCCTGCCCTACCGGCAGGCCGCGCTGGCGCGTACCCGGCTGCCCGCCGCGCGGCACCTGGACCTGCCCGGCTGCGGGCACGTGCCGATGCACGACGACCCGGAGCTGGTCGCCTCGGTCATCCTGGGCACCACCCGGCCGGACTGA
- a CDS encoding serine/threonine-protein kinase, whose product MRTLGGRYELEQRAGLGGMSEVWRAHDRVLDRTVAVKLISPALDGDAVSVERIRAEARSAARLVHPNVASVHDFGTATLPDGRPVPYIVMELAEGETLAAHLRGGPLDWRIAVRVCAEVCAALAAAHAHGIVHRDVKPANVILTPSGVKVLDFGIATPAGAPDHTPDGIVVGTPAYLAPEQLDRQPATPAADMYALGVLLYYCLTAELPYEAGSTTQLLGSRRRRRPPRPLPEVPGLPAEVAELCGRCLDDDPCARPTSPMAALLLAEAVDARVYVPMTAMLPRQRVPQVSPWTSRAAAEATEAMAVDAATSGRIR is encoded by the coding sequence ATGCGGACGCTGGGCGGGCGGTACGAGCTCGAACAGCGAGCCGGCCTGGGTGGCATGTCGGAGGTGTGGCGCGCGCACGACCGCGTGCTGGACCGGACCGTGGCGGTGAAGCTCATCTCGCCCGCGCTGGACGGCGACGCCGTTTCGGTGGAGCGCATCCGGGCCGAGGCGCGGTCGGCGGCGCGGCTGGTGCACCCGAACGTCGCCAGCGTGCACGACTTCGGCACCGCGACGCTGCCGGACGGGCGGCCGGTGCCGTACATCGTGATGGAGCTGGCCGAGGGCGAGACGCTCGCCGCGCACCTGCGGGGCGGTCCGCTGGACTGGCGCATCGCGGTGCGGGTCTGCGCCGAGGTGTGCGCCGCGCTGGCCGCCGCGCACGCGCACGGCATCGTGCACCGGGACGTGAAGCCGGCGAACGTGATTCTCACCCCGTCCGGGGTGAAGGTGCTCGACTTCGGCATCGCCACCCCGGCCGGGGCGCCGGACCACACACCGGACGGCATCGTGGTGGGCACCCCGGCGTACCTGGCGCCGGAGCAGCTCGACCGGCAGCCGGCCACCCCGGCCGCCGACATGTACGCCCTCGGTGTGCTGCTCTACTACTGCCTGACCGCTGAGCTGCCGTACGAGGCGGGCAGCACCACCCAGCTGCTCGGGTCGCGCCGCCGCCGCCGGCCGCCCCGCCCGCTGCCCGAGGTTCCCGGCCTGCCCGCCGAGGTGGCCGAGCTGTGCGGGCGCTGCCTCGACGACGACCCGTGCGCCCGGCCGACCAGCCCGATGGCCGCGCTGCTGCTGGCCGAGGCCGTGGACGCCCGGGTCTACGTGCCGATGACCGCGATGCTGCCCCGGCAGCGCGTGCCGCAGGTGTCGCCGTGGACCAGCCGGGCCGCCGCCGAGGCCACCGAGGCGATGGCCGTCGACGCCGCGACCAGCGGCCGGATCCGCTGA
- a CDS encoding OsmC family protein: MPDPSSWLAETATATAAGGHVRTDDGGLSSALASPLAPHCTGLTPEQLLAAAFASCLHHAAVEAAGEITDEAHTVQVTAEAKLGRDDDGRYRADVHAEISSAGLTRDQLADLVAYADRLWPFSSGDPSRHRLTVTPAENGRH; the protein is encoded by the coding sequence ATGCCGGATCCGAGTTCCTGGCTGGCCGAGACGGCCACGGCGACCGCGGCGGGCGGTCACGTACGCACCGACGACGGCGGGCTCTCCTCCGCCCTGGCGTCCCCGCTGGCGCCGCACTGCACCGGTCTGACGCCGGAGCAGCTCCTGGCCGCGGCGTTCGCCTCCTGCCTGCACCACGCGGCGGTGGAGGCGGCCGGAGAGATCACCGACGAGGCGCACACCGTGCAGGTGACCGCCGAGGCGAAACTGGGCCGCGACGACGACGGCCGCTACCGGGCCGACGTGCACGCCGAGATCTCCTCGGCGGGACTGACCCGCGACCAGCTGGCCGATCTGGTCGCGTACGCCGACCGGCTCTGGCCGTTCTCCAGCGGCGACCCGAGCCGGCACCGGCTCACCGTGACCCCGGCGGAGAACGGCCGGCACTGA
- a CDS encoding endonuclease/exonuclease/phosphatase family protein: protein MIDERPPGPRSRRGTIVVVCAVLLTLLLAGHRLVPNVHGLGSLVDSVTPLLGIAVPLLALAALLRRSRPALLAVLLPALVWAGLYGRAWLPPAAAADGAAVRVVSQNLRVGNPDPAATVGALTGDAPDLIGLQEVADGDRVAPVLAERYPHRAVVSTVALWSRWPIREAHGVDTGLGWDRALRAVVAAPRGDLAVYVVHLGSARAGHTATRDQTVAALADAVRADPADRLVVLGDLNTATTDRVFDPLTRLLGDAQAEAGQGFGFTWPAELPVTRPDHVLYRGLTPTAAGVLRTPASDHRAVTAGFRW, encoded by the coding sequence ATGATCGACGAGCGCCCGCCCGGCCCCCGCAGCCGGCGCGGCACGATCGTCGTCGTCTGCGCCGTGCTGCTCACGCTGCTGCTGGCCGGGCACCGGCTGGTGCCGAACGTCCACGGCCTGGGCAGCCTGGTGGACAGCGTCACCCCGCTGCTCGGGATCGCCGTACCGCTGCTCGCGCTCGCCGCCCTGCTGCGCCGCTCCCGGCCGGCGCTGCTGGCGGTGCTGCTGCCGGCCCTGGTCTGGGCCGGGCTCTACGGCCGCGCCTGGCTGCCCCCGGCCGCCGCCGCGGACGGCGCCGCGGTGCGGGTGGTCAGCCAGAACCTGCGCGTGGGCAACCCCGACCCGGCCGCCACCGTCGGTGCGCTCACCGGCGACGCCCCCGACCTCATCGGGCTGCAGGAGGTCGCCGACGGCGACCGGGTGGCGCCGGTGCTGGCCGAGCGCTACCCGCACCGGGCGGTCGTGTCGACAGTCGCGCTGTGGAGCCGGTGGCCGATCCGCGAGGCGCACGGCGTGGACACCGGACTGGGCTGGGACCGCGCGCTGCGGGCCGTCGTGGCCGCGCCCCGGGGCGACCTGGCCGTGTACGTGGTCCACCTCGGCTCCGCGCGGGCCGGGCACACCGCCACCAGGGACCAGACCGTCGCCGCGCTGGCCGACGCCGTACGCGCCGACCCGGCCGACCGGCTCGTGGTGCTCGGCGACCTGAACACCGCCACCACCGACCGGGTCTTCGACCCGCTGACCCGGCTGCTCGGCGACGCGCAGGCCGAGGCCGGGCAGGGATTCGGCTTCACCTGGCCGGCGGAACTACCGGTCACCCGCCCGGACCACGTCCTCTACCGGGGACTCACGCCGACCGCCGCCGGGGTGCTGCGCACCCCGGCCAGCGACCATCGGGCGGTGACCGCCGGCTTCCGCTGGTAG
- a CDS encoding ATPase produces the protein MRFSVVETGYDRRQVDACLDELSLRLRRLAARAEGAAGAGREWDQIRSDALHLCDFLHRRTAPVETGASRPSAAEREAAELLAQARAELEAAREEARRLREEAYAEAVRARREFEAALLARRRRESRVDEILAGARGERVPVDTPTAAAGVRPGRSAA, from the coding sequence ATGAGGTTCTCGGTGGTGGAGACCGGCTACGACAGGCGTCAGGTGGACGCCTGCCTGGACGAGCTGAGCCTGCGCCTGAGGCGGCTGGCGGCGCGTGCGGAGGGTGCCGCCGGGGCCGGCCGGGAGTGGGACCAGATCCGGTCGGACGCCCTGCACCTGTGCGACTTCCTGCATCGCCGTACCGCCCCGGTCGAGACGGGCGCGTCCCGCCCGTCGGCAGCCGAACGGGAGGCCGCCGAGCTGCTCGCGCAGGCCCGCGCCGAGCTGGAGGCCGCGCGCGAGGAGGCCCGTCGGTTGCGGGAGGAGGCGTACGCCGAGGCCGTGCGGGCGCGTCGCGAGTTCGAGGCGGCCCTGCTGGCGCGCCGCCGGCGGGAGTCCCGGGTCGACGAGATCCTGGCCGGGGCGCGGGGCGAGCGGGTGCCGGTGGACACCCCCACCGCCGCGGCGGGTGTGCGCCCCGGTCGCAGCGCCGCCTGA
- a CDS encoding response regulator, giving the protein MGQNSPSPVRILVVDDDPGDVLMIEEALADSDVDKVIDVVADGQEAMEFLRREGRHTEAQRPDVILLDLNMPRMDGRQVLGEVKGDESLRTIPIVVLTTSNADTDVVSSYTLQANAYVTKPIDLDDFNDVVRRIDEFFGRVVVLPKHP; this is encoded by the coding sequence ATGGGCCAGAACAGTCCCAGCCCCGTTCGCATCCTGGTGGTGGACGACGACCCGGGCGACGTCCTGATGATCGAGGAGGCGCTCGCCGACTCGGACGTCGACAAGGTCATCGACGTGGTCGCCGACGGCCAGGAGGCGATGGAGTTCCTCCGCCGCGAGGGCCGGCACACCGAGGCGCAGCGCCCGGACGTGATCCTGCTCGACCTGAACATGCCCCGGATGGACGGGCGGCAGGTGCTCGGCGAGGTCAAGGGTGACGAGAGCCTGCGGACCATCCCGATCGTCGTGCTCACCACCTCCAACGCCGACACCGACGTGGTCAGCAGCTACACCCTGCAGGCCAACGCGTACGTGACCAAGCCGATCGACCTGGACGACTTCAACGACGTGGTACGCCGCATCGACGAGTTCTTCGGACGGGTGGTCGTGCTCCCGAAGCACCCGTAG
- a CDS encoding STAS domain-containing protein — protein MTFTVTYAQRDGGGVRLRLAGELDLGTAGELNSTIDRVIAEGHRELLLDLTELTFCDSTGIAAFVRGDNLAAADGGWLRLTGATGRVARVLQVTGLADVLHHDRDTVDPTASAAS, from the coding sequence GTGACGTTCACCGTCACGTACGCCCAGCGGGACGGGGGCGGCGTCCGCCTCCGGCTGGCGGGCGAGCTCGACCTCGGCACAGCCGGCGAGCTGAACTCGACGATCGACCGGGTGATCGCCGAGGGGCACCGCGAGCTGCTGCTCGACCTCACCGAGCTGACGTTCTGCGACTCCACCGGCATCGCGGCGTTCGTCCGGGGGGACAACCTCGCCGCCGCCGACGGCGGCTGGCTGCGGCTCACCGGGGCGACCGGGCGGGTCGCCCGGGTGCTCCAGGTGACCGGGCTCGCGGACGTGCTCCACCACGACCGCGACACGGTCGACCCGACGGCGTCGGCCGCCTCCTGA
- a CDS encoding cobalamin-dependent protein (Presence of a B(12) (cobalamin)-binding domain implies dependence on cobalamin itself, in one of its several forms, or in some unusual lineages, dependence on a cobalamin-like analog.), which yields MTVPTVGADPGHAFTSYLECLADADESAAVAVARGLLEAGVPAERVLLDLVAPAQAEVGERWARNEWSVAQEHAATHISERVVAAVAAYADPRPTRGRIVMACMDGEWHALPARLVAEVLRLRGWQVIFLGASVPAAHLVSYLHRYDAEAVALACALPMRLPHAHRMVEACRRSDVPVVVGGRGFGDDGRWARVLGVPWAPDAPSAADLVADERALRETPPARLDHLADDEYASLVKRRGELIDSALADLRERVPSTADYTPAQLDSTISDLGYIVDFLAAALYVDDATLFTGFVEWLVEILVSRGVPAGAVGLTLEHYGQQLRDFPRAAAFIERGRALVGGLAAAGR from the coding sequence GTGACCGTGCCGACCGTCGGGGCCGACCCGGGCCACGCCTTCACCAGCTATCTGGAGTGCCTGGCCGACGCCGACGAGTCCGCCGCGGTGGCGGTGGCCCGCGGGCTGCTGGAGGCGGGGGTGCCGGCCGAGCGGGTGCTGCTGGACCTGGTCGCCCCGGCCCAGGCCGAGGTGGGCGAACGCTGGGCCCGCAACGAGTGGAGCGTGGCCCAGGAGCACGCCGCCACCCACATCAGCGAGCGGGTGGTGGCCGCGGTGGCCGCGTACGCCGACCCCCGGCCGACCCGGGGGCGGATCGTGATGGCGTGCATGGACGGTGAGTGGCACGCGCTGCCGGCCCGGCTGGTGGCCGAGGTGCTGCGGCTGCGCGGCTGGCAGGTCATCTTCCTCGGGGCCAGTGTGCCGGCCGCGCACCTGGTGTCCTACCTGCACCGCTACGACGCGGAGGCGGTGGCGCTCGCCTGCGCCCTGCCGATGCGGCTGCCGCACGCGCACCGGATGGTGGAGGCGTGCCGCCGTTCCGACGTGCCGGTGGTGGTCGGTGGCCGGGGCTTCGGCGACGACGGCCGGTGGGCGCGTGTGCTCGGTGTGCCGTGGGCGCCCGACGCGCCGTCCGCGGCGGACCTGGTGGCCGACGAGCGGGCGCTGCGCGAGACGCCGCCCGCGCGGCTGGACCACCTGGCCGACGACGAGTACGCCAGCCTGGTCAAGCGGCGCGGCGAGCTGATCGACAGCGCCCTGGCCGACCTGCGGGAGCGGGTGCCGTCGACGGCGGACTACACGCCGGCGCAGCTCGACTCCACGATCAGCGACCTCGGCTACATCGTGGACTTCCTGGCCGCCGCGCTCTACGTGGACGACGCGACGCTGTTCACCGGGTTCGTCGAGTGGCTGGTGGAGATCCTGGTCAGCCGCGGGGTGCCGGCCGGCGCGGTCGGGCTGACGCTGGAGCACTATGGACAGCAGCTGCGCGACTTCCCGCGCGCGGCCGCCTTCATCGAGCGGGGTCGTGCCCTGGTGGGCGGGTTGGCGGCGGCGGGCCGCTGA
- a CDS encoding PP2C family protein-serine/threonine phosphatase — MTAADVRGADPGDGRISTPSAARPPAWSAAAPVPSALPPLAADRDRTVPTWSEVVEHFREGLVVCDADGVVQHVSPVAERLIPEATPGELLAAAGPAPLRGDGPAEFTHHGRRLRVRPVALSHRRRCWYVDDVTESVSRADALLAERARSAFLAVVGEKLGNPLHPDRAAAAVVRLAVPTAADVAVLVLAPRSGRARWWRAVRADDRAPVVDSGMLPAPALPAAIEAGLSGTEPHELDWLVEQAAEAGWLPGLDASGATARVVPLPGREAPAGALLVVRRADRWYDEADVDLVRAFAARAGAALTTAMLYRDQAEVADTLQASLLPVEPVAATGVQWGTAYRPAQAGLRIGGDFYGSHRLADGGSVFFLGDVSGKGVEAAVFTGQLRQCLQALHRVETQPGRLLKLLNDALLETTQAHGQGRFATMVLGVARPNRDGGLTLTLAGGGHLPPLLLRESGEVEVVPLRGMLIGVVPDPRIGEVTVHLAPGETCLFYSDGVTEARGGRRGDEQFGAERLLNAVSGCHRMPAPALAERIEQVTCDWLAHGDHDDIAVLALRATGPAGRTPRHLHAVPDVTERTRELSA; from the coding sequence GTGACTGCTGCCGACGTCAGGGGTGCCGACCCGGGCGACGGACGGATCTCCACGCCGAGTGCCGCACGGCCTCCGGCGTGGTCCGCCGCCGCGCCGGTGCCGTCCGCCCTGCCGCCGCTGGCAGCCGACCGCGACCGCACCGTCCCCACCTGGTCCGAGGTGGTCGAGCACTTCCGCGAGGGCCTCGTCGTCTGCGACGCCGACGGTGTCGTCCAGCACGTGAGCCCGGTCGCGGAGCGGCTGATCCCCGAGGCGACGCCCGGCGAGCTGCTGGCCGCCGCCGGCCCGGCCCCGCTGCGCGGCGACGGTCCGGCCGAGTTCACCCACCACGGGCGCCGGCTGCGCGTCCGGCCGGTCGCGCTGTCCCACCGCCGGCGCTGCTGGTACGTCGACGACGTCACCGAGAGCGTCAGCCGGGCCGACGCGCTGCTGGCCGAACGTGCCCGATCGGCGTTCCTCGCCGTGGTGGGCGAGAAGCTCGGCAACCCGCTGCACCCGGATCGGGCCGCCGCCGCGGTGGTGCGCCTGGCCGTACCCACGGCGGCCGACGTGGCGGTCCTGGTGCTCGCCCCGCGCTCCGGCCGGGCCCGCTGGTGGCGGGCGGTACGCGCGGACGACCGCGCGCCGGTCGTGGACAGCGGGATGCTGCCCGCCCCGGCGCTGCCCGCCGCGATCGAGGCCGGCCTGTCCGGCACCGAGCCGCACGAGCTGGACTGGCTGGTCGAGCAGGCGGCCGAGGCGGGCTGGCTGCCCGGCCTGGACGCCTCCGGCGCCACCGCGCGGGTGGTGCCGCTGCCCGGCCGGGAGGCACCGGCCGGGGCGCTGCTGGTGGTCCGGCGCGCCGACCGCTGGTACGACGAGGCCGACGTGGACCTGGTCCGCGCGTTCGCGGCCCGGGCCGGCGCGGCGCTGACCACCGCCATGCTCTACCGCGACCAGGCCGAGGTCGCCGACACGTTGCAGGCCAGCCTGCTGCCGGTCGAGCCGGTTGCCGCGACCGGCGTGCAGTGGGGCACCGCGTACCGGCCGGCGCAGGCCGGTCTGCGCATCGGCGGCGACTTCTACGGCTCGCACCGGCTCGCCGACGGCGGTTCGGTGTTCTTCCTCGGCGACGTGTCGGGCAAGGGCGTGGAGGCAGCCGTGTTCACCGGCCAGCTGCGTCAGTGCCTGCAGGCGTTGCACCGGGTCGAGACCCAGCCGGGGCGGCTGCTGAAGCTGCTCAACGACGCGTTGCTGGAGACCACGCAGGCGCACGGGCAGGGCCGGTTCGCCACCATGGTGCTCGGCGTGGCCCGGCCGAACCGCGACGGCGGCCTGACCCTGACCCTGGCCGGCGGCGGGCACCTCCCGCCGCTGCTGCTGCGGGAGTCCGGCGAGGTCGAGGTGGTGCCGCTGCGCGGCATGCTGATCGGCGTGGTGCCGGATCCCCGCATCGGTGAGGTGACTGTGCACCTGGCGCCGGGGGAGACGTGCCTGTTCTACAGCGACGGGGTGACCGAGGCGCGTGGCGGCCGGCGCGGTGACGAGCAGTTCGGTGCCGAGCGGCTGCTCAACGCGGTGAGCGGCTGCCACCGGATGCCCGCGCCGGCGCTCGCCGAGCGGATCGAGCAGGTGACCTGCGACTGGCTGGCGCACGGCGACCACGACGACATCGCGGTGCTGGCGCTGCGAGCCACCGGCCCGGCCGGGCGGACGCCACGGCATCTGCACGCGGTGCCGGACGTGACCGAACGAACGAGGGAGTTGTCCGCGTGA
- a CDS encoding STAS domain-containing protein, with amino-acid sequence MDRSDPAVPVVVVGGDLAYATAAPLRAEIDRLLAGRPTALVFDFGDLQFMDSTGLSVIVHAWREGQQAGTAIELRAVPRFLETILDLTGVTGLLDRSPVDDAPGHLAPGSAASA; translated from the coding sequence GTGGATCGATCCGACCCGGCCGTCCCGGTGGTGGTGGTCGGCGGCGACCTGGCGTACGCCACGGCCGCCCCGCTGCGCGCCGAGATCGACAGGCTGCTCGCCGGGCGCCCGACGGCCCTGGTGTTCGACTTCGGCGACCTGCAGTTCATGGACAGCACCGGCCTGTCCGTGATCGTGCACGCCTGGCGGGAGGGCCAGCAGGCCGGCACCGCGATCGAGCTGCGCGCGGTGCCGCGGTTCCTGGAGACCATCCTCGACCTGACCGGCGTCACCGGTCTGCTCGACCGCTCGCCGGTCGACGACGCACCCGGCCACCTCGCGCCGGGTTCGGCCGCGTCCGCGTGA
- a CDS encoding STAS domain-containing protein has product MPSQMLTIEVDRLAAGSARVRLAGELDFDTAPELVDAVAHLRRDGHQELELDFAGVDLCDSSGLSALVVIHRAGTGAIRLLNLNPQIEHLLERTGLAELLAAPPQDLTDGAREAG; this is encoded by the coding sequence GTGCCCTCCCAGATGTTGACCATCGAGGTGGACCGGCTCGCCGCCGGCTCCGCCCGGGTGCGGCTGGCCGGGGAGCTGGACTTCGACACCGCGCCGGAACTCGTCGACGCCGTCGCCCACCTGCGCCGCGACGGTCACCAGGAGCTGGAACTCGACTTCGCCGGGGTGGACCTCTGCGACTCCTCCGGGCTCAGCGCGCTCGTGGTCATCCACCGCGCGGGCACCGGGGCGATCCGCCTGCTGAACCTGAACCCGCAGATCGAGCACCTGCTGGAGCGCACCGGCCTGGCCGAGCTGCTGGCCGCCCCGCCGCAGGACCTGACCGACGGGGCCCGCGAGGCGGGCTGA
- a CDS encoding DUF2267 domain-containing protein: MRKQMEGDNQRRRALAREARERGLRPSQTGASLSASKQVTSLDQHDRSGPPPAGRHKPDSTRGGPAPPPVAVAEQQRPLPDPAPSPGVSMGYRELVDDVSRRAGVDFTTAKVAAEGTVLALAQALDEAERERLLEAVPLTLHDVVPVYGMEPRRDLPGFLAEVGRYSRLTPEQARYQAEATLAALAEADADLVESLRVPDELRDLLGPTDFGGGLVGASSATAPLTEAELRDALATLPYWSSDRRSLVRTIELPGGNLDRVLDRLDRLKSDVGRSPQIGRPDPDNAVLTVRTQQVDGVTAADVDLAHRVDAAIDEAGAGMAAG, encoded by the coding sequence ATGCGCAAGCAGATGGAGGGCGACAACCAGCGCCGCCGGGCCCTGGCCCGCGAGGCCCGTGAGCGAGGGCTGCGGCCGAGCCAGACCGGCGCCAGCCTGAGCGCGTCCAAGCAGGTCACCTCGCTGGACCAGCACGACCGGTCCGGCCCGCCGCCGGCCGGACGGCACAAGCCGGACAGCACCCGGGGTGGCCCCGCGCCGCCGCCGGTCGCCGTCGCGGAGCAGCAGCGCCCGCTGCCGGACCCGGCACCGTCACCCGGTGTCTCGATGGGCTACCGGGAACTCGTCGACGACGTGAGCCGGCGCGCCGGGGTGGACTTCACCACGGCCAAGGTCGCCGCGGAGGGCACCGTGCTGGCCCTGGCACAGGCGCTGGACGAGGCGGAACGGGAGCGGCTGCTGGAGGCGGTGCCGCTGACCCTGCACGACGTGGTGCCGGTGTACGGCATGGAACCCCGCCGCGACCTGCCCGGCTTCCTGGCCGAGGTCGGCCGGTACAGCCGCCTCACCCCGGAGCAGGCGCGCTACCAGGCCGAGGCGACGCTCGCCGCGCTCGCCGAGGCCGACGCGGATCTGGTCGAGTCGCTGCGCGTACCCGACGAGTTGCGTGACCTGCTCGGGCCGACCGACTTCGGCGGCGGCCTGGTGGGCGCGTCCTCGGCCACCGCGCCGCTGACCGAGGCGGAGCTGCGCGACGCGCTCGCGACGCTCCCCTACTGGTCCAGCGACAGGCGCTCGCTGGTGCGCACGATCGAGCTGCCCGGCGGCAACCTGGACCGGGTGCTCGACCGGCTGGACCGGCTCAAGTCCGACGTCGGGCGGTCGCCGCAGATCGGGCGACCGGACCCGGACAACGCCGTGCTGACGGTCCGGACCCAGCAGGTCGACGGCGTGACGGCGGCGGACGTGGACCTCGCGCACCGGGTGGACGCGGCGATCGACGAGGCCGGCGCCGGAATGGCGGCCGGCTGA